In one Silvibacterium dinghuense genomic region, the following are encoded:
- a CDS encoding response regulator transcription factor encodes MDRKLESAAGRILVIDDDAELCRLVSRFLGAEGYSVQTVQASGVGIERAVSGDYDLVVLDVMLPEMDGFEVLRRIRTKSRTPVLMLTARGDDLDRILGLEMGADDYLPKPFNTRELSARVRAILRRANTASIILPEASSVRIGDLELNVGSRTIRCGDELLNLTTVEFDLLQRLLRSAGSVVGREELTKDVLGREFSPFDRSIDTHVWNLRRKVGNAPDGSERIKSIRGVGYLYALPDRFGFDQSESGEVE; translated from the coding sequence ATGGATCGCAAATTAGAGTCGGCCGCCGGACGTATCCTGGTCATCGACGACGATGCCGAGCTATGTAGGCTGGTATCGCGCTTTCTAGGAGCGGAGGGATATTCAGTACAGACTGTCCAAGCGAGCGGAGTAGGCATTGAACGTGCCGTATCAGGAGACTACGATCTGGTTGTCCTGGATGTGATGTTGCCGGAGATGGATGGCTTTGAAGTGCTCCGGCGAATCCGCACGAAATCCAGAACACCTGTCCTGATGCTCACGGCACGCGGCGACGATCTCGATCGGATCCTAGGTTTGGAGATGGGAGCCGACGATTACCTTCCCAAACCATTCAATACTCGTGAGCTTTCCGCTCGTGTCCGCGCTATCTTGCGCAGGGCAAACACTGCCAGCATTATTCTCCCAGAGGCTTCTTCAGTTCGGATCGGCGATCTGGAGTTGAACGTCGGATCCAGAACGATACGATGTGGAGACGAATTGCTGAATCTAACCACCGTTGAGTTCGATTTGCTTCAGAGATTGTTACGATCTGCTGGATCGGTTGTAGGACGCGAAGAGCTGACAAAAGATGTACTGGGGAGAGAGTTCTCGCCATTTGACCGAAGCATTGACACTCACGTCTGGAACCTTCGTAGAAAAGTAGGAAACGCTCCTGATGGCAGCGAAAGAATCAAGAGCATCCGCGGAGTGGGATACCTTTATGCGCTGCCCGATCGGTTCGGATTCGATCAGTCCGAGAGCGGCGAAGTGGAATGA
- a CDS encoding ABC transporter permease: MKFLRRFLIRFSNFATRRSADQRLQEEIAEHLAFQMEDNLRAGMTPAEAHRQAILKFGAAQAIRESHHAEQSLPFIENLYFDLRYAVRMLVRAPGFSVVAIATIALGVGATTAIYSVIDATLLHPLPYSSPAQLVRIQDDLPGVGAHDVGISVPEWRDLESSGIFQSVSVSGHGADVNLIGSAQPERLSYKHVTPNYFAVFGVNAQLGHTFDPHDATPGFNLEAVISDGLWRREFGADPHIIGKALLLDNDVYHVVGIMPSGFRDLGSTNEELNTEVWLAAGMSGLPFPPAMRGTRLESRVVARLNPGLSIAAAQERIDALVESLQKQYPADYPPQTKWTVRLTPLSESVVGNVRQSLILLFAAVGSVLLISCVNVANLLLARASGRGREIAVRQALGAQRTRLIRQLLTEILLLFLLGGIAGFVILFCTQHFLLRFVPESLPHLSNIAVGWGVLFFAVLLSAAAGIVFGLAPAWLMSRVDLIGTLRQEGRGSKGSRGRSRARQLLVISELALSLVLMVAASLLLRSFWGLYKAEPGFNPDRVMAVQTWLPGPNNPSADIYQTATQESVLLREILRRSRSLPGVEEAAVGDVAALPLGHSHPDQLPLIREGVETMDNQAPRIDSPIISPEYFHLLGMPLLRGRLFNDQDLEKMPQVAVINQAAAHAYWPNQDPLGKRVRLHLDPREPLSSAKPAWTTIVGVIADARTESLADTAIPQLYRSVYQHPAKDLAVFLRGQLDPSVISSQMRTQIQSVDPQLPVFHAQTLDNILSTSLSVRRFSMEMVALFAATALLLAGLGIYGTISYLVNEQRGEIAIRLALGAQRGDVLRMVLRQGLSLAAVGAGLGVAGALIVSHLMAGLLYGVSPTDPSTFAGVTIVLSAVALAASYIPALRAMHLDPITTLHSE; the protein is encoded by the coding sequence GTGAAATTCCTGCGACGATTCCTGATTCGTTTTTCTAATTTTGCAACTCGGCGGAGCGCCGACCAGCGTCTGCAGGAAGAGATCGCTGAACATCTCGCATTCCAGATGGAGGATAACCTGCGCGCTGGCATGACCCCTGCTGAAGCGCATCGACAGGCCATACTCAAGTTCGGCGCAGCACAAGCGATCAGGGAGAGCCATCACGCCGAACAAAGTTTGCCTTTCATTGAGAATCTGTACTTCGACCTGCGATACGCGGTCCGCATGCTTGTGAGAGCGCCTGGATTCTCTGTCGTTGCGATCGCCACGATAGCGCTGGGCGTCGGAGCCACCACCGCCATCTATAGCGTGATCGATGCGACGCTGTTGCACCCTCTGCCGTATTCAAGCCCTGCTCAATTAGTGCGCATTCAGGACGACCTTCCTGGGGTAGGAGCACATGACGTCGGCATCTCCGTTCCTGAGTGGAGAGACCTCGAGAGCTCCGGAATATTCCAGTCCGTATCTGTTTCCGGTCACGGCGCAGATGTGAACCTCATCGGCAGTGCGCAGCCCGAGCGTCTCAGTTATAAGCATGTCACACCGAATTATTTTGCGGTCTTTGGCGTAAACGCGCAGTTGGGCCACACCTTCGATCCGCACGATGCCACTCCCGGCTTCAACCTGGAGGCCGTGATCAGCGACGGGCTCTGGAGGAGGGAGTTCGGGGCCGACCCGCACATTATCGGCAAGGCCCTGCTCCTGGACAACGACGTTTATCACGTTGTGGGCATCATGCCGAGCGGTTTTCGCGACCTAGGCTCAACGAACGAGGAGCTGAATACAGAAGTGTGGTTGGCAGCTGGCATGTCCGGCTTGCCGTTTCCGCCCGCGATGCGCGGTACGCGTCTGGAGAGTCGGGTGGTCGCGCGTCTGAACCCAGGTCTCTCAATTGCGGCCGCACAAGAGCGCATCGATGCGCTGGTGGAATCGCTGCAAAAGCAATATCCGGCGGACTATCCCCCACAGACCAAATGGACCGTGCGTCTTACTCCGCTCAGTGAAAGTGTGGTCGGCAATGTTCGCCAATCTCTCATTCTACTGTTCGCCGCGGTAGGATCAGTCCTGCTGATCAGTTGCGTCAACGTCGCTAATCTCCTGCTCGCCAGAGCCAGTGGGCGAGGCCGTGAGATTGCAGTTCGCCAGGCCTTGGGAGCGCAAAGAACGCGCCTTATCCGCCAGCTTCTCACCGAGATACTATTGCTCTTCCTGCTTGGTGGAATCGCCGGCTTTGTCATTCTCTTCTGCACCCAGCATTTTCTGCTGCGGTTTGTTCCGGAGAGCCTGCCGCACCTCAGCAATATTGCGGTTGGATGGGGTGTGCTGTTTTTTGCTGTGCTCCTCTCCGCCGCAGCTGGAATTGTCTTCGGACTTGCTCCTGCGTGGCTTATGAGCCGTGTCGATTTGATCGGTACGCTTCGGCAGGAAGGACGCGGCTCCAAGGGTTCTCGGGGACGCTCGCGTGCCCGCCAGCTTCTGGTCATCAGTGAATTGGCGCTTTCCCTGGTGCTCATGGTCGCAGCGAGCCTGCTTCTGCGCAGTTTTTGGGGCTTGTACAAGGCGGAACCCGGTTTCAATCCTGACCGCGTCATGGCTGTTCAAACCTGGCTGCCGGGACCGAACAATCCCAGCGCGGATATCTACCAAACTGCCACCCAGGAGTCGGTCTTGCTGCGCGAGATTCTTCGCCGCAGCCGATCCTTACCGGGCGTAGAAGAAGCGGCCGTCGGAGACGTGGCCGCTCTTCCCCTCGGCCATAGCCATCCCGACCAGCTGCCATTGATCCGCGAAGGCGTCGAAACAATGGACAATCAGGCTCCAAGGATCGATAGTCCCATCATTTCTCCCGAATACTTCCACCTGCTGGGCATGCCCTTATTACGCGGACGCCTTTTCAATGATCAGGACCTTGAGAAGATGCCGCAGGTTGCGGTCATCAATCAGGCCGCCGCTCACGCCTACTGGCCAAACCAGGACCCGCTTGGTAAACGCGTCCGCTTGCACTTGGATCCCCGCGAACCGTTGAGCTCCGCCAAGCCAGCCTGGACTACGATCGTTGGAGTCATTGCGGATGCCCGCACGGAATCGTTGGCGGACACGGCGATTCCGCAGTTGTACCGCAGCGTGTACCAGCATCCCGCTAAAGATCTGGCCGTATTTCTCCGCGGACAGCTTGATCCCAGTGTCATATCCTCGCAGATGCGCACGCAGATCCAGTCCGTCGATCCACAACTTCCGGTCTTCCATGCTCAGACCCTGGATAACATACTCTCTACCTCGCTTTCCGTGAGGCGATTCTCAATGGAAATGGTTGCGCTGTTTGCAGCGACTGCGTTGCTGTTAGCCGGACTTGGCATCTACGGAACGATTTCCTATCTGGTCAATGAGCAAAGAGGCGAGATAGCCATTCGCCTGGCGCTGGGAGCTCAAAGAGGCGATGTACTCAGGATGGTTCTACGTCAGGGACTCAGTCTGGCAGCGGTTGGGGCCGGACTGGGTGTCGCGGGTGCGCTTATCGTCTCTCACCTCATGGCTGGGCTACTCTACGGCGTCTCGCCCACCGATCCATCCACCTTCGCTGGCGTCACAATTGTGCTTTCTGCCGTCGCACTTGCTGCCAGCTATATCCCGGCACTGCGCGCCATGCACCTCGATCCAATCACTACACTTCACTCCGAATGA
- a CDS encoding PadR family transcriptional regulator, which produces MLEKSDVPQGTLALMVLRTLDILEPQHGWGIARRIEQVSGDLLAVNQGTLYPLLLKLEHEGSIASEWGISENNCRARFYRLTRFGRRQLQVETFEWEQTTAIIARFFKVKAEDLT; this is translated from the coding sequence ATGCTCGAAAAGTCCGACGTCCCGCAGGGAACACTCGCGCTGATGGTCCTTAGGACACTCGATATCCTGGAGCCGCAGCACGGCTGGGGAATTGCCCGTCGCATTGAGCAGGTCAGTGGAGACCTGCTGGCAGTTAACCAAGGCACGCTTTATCCCTTGCTACTCAAGCTGGAGCATGAAGGCTCGATTGCCTCTGAGTGGGGCATATCAGAGAACAATTGCCGCGCACGCTTCTATCGACTTACCAGATTTGGCCGCAGGCAACTCCAGGTGGAGACATTCGAGTGGGAGCAAACCACGGCTATTATCGCGCGCTTTTTCAAAGTCAAGGCGGAGGATTTAACGTGA
- a CDS encoding AraC family transcriptional regulator: protein MDPITDIFRTMQVTAFGLHRLEATAPWGIKQENQAVEKVTPSPKMPPTDLAHFAMLSCGNCWLSVEGIPEPIPLTGGDCFLLAKGTSIVLRDSPRTRPKGTFREIGARANNHVAHYGGGGTPTTIVCGSLSFDRARLKPITQLLPHFILIKADQARTLALHITLQALASEMAQQAPGAEVVATRLAEVLFIQILRAHIAWGPERKKGWLRAIFDPQVGAALSAVHDNVSKPWTVESLAAAAGMSRSAFAVRFKELLGQTPLEYVIEWRMQKAMQLLQQRDKKLIDVARSVGYESDAAFSKAFKRVVGANPGEYLKRSYQNRSRV, encoded by the coding sequence GTGGACCCGATAACGGACATCTTCAGAACGATGCAAGTAACCGCTTTCGGTCTGCACAGGCTTGAGGCCACAGCTCCATGGGGCATAAAACAGGAAAACCAGGCCGTAGAAAAGGTCACGCCTTCCCCTAAAATGCCACCCACAGATTTGGCGCACTTCGCCATGCTTTCGTGCGGTAACTGCTGGCTCAGTGTCGAAGGCATTCCAGAGCCGATTCCGCTTACCGGTGGTGATTGTTTTTTGCTGGCTAAGGGGACTTCGATTGTTTTGCGCGACAGCCCACGAACCCGTCCAAAAGGAACCTTCCGCGAGATCGGGGCTCGCGCCAACAACCATGTTGCGCATTACGGAGGTGGGGGCACACCGACGACCATCGTATGCGGGTCTCTCAGTTTCGATCGCGCGCGGCTGAAGCCTATCACCCAGCTATTGCCGCACTTCATTCTGATCAAGGCCGATCAGGCACGCACGCTTGCTCTTCACATCACACTGCAGGCACTGGCGTCAGAAATGGCACAACAGGCACCGGGAGCGGAAGTTGTGGCGACTCGGCTGGCCGAGGTTCTGTTTATCCAAATACTCCGTGCTCATATTGCGTGGGGACCAGAACGTAAGAAAGGGTGGCTTCGCGCCATCTTCGATCCTCAGGTAGGCGCTGCCCTGAGTGCTGTTCACGACAATGTGAGTAAACCCTGGACAGTCGAATCCCTGGCTGCCGCAGCAGGTATGTCTCGCTCTGCATTCGCAGTCCGTTTTAAAGAACTACTCGGACAAACACCACTGGAATATGTAATCGAGTGGCGGATGCAGAAGGCGATGCAGCTGCTCCAGCAGCGTGACAAGAAGCTCATCGACGTTGCACGGTCGGTCGGTTACGAATCCGACGCTGCGTTCAGTAAAGCGTTCAAGCGAGTTGTCGGGGCTAACCCTGGCGAATATCTCAAGCGTAGTTATCAAAACCGAAGCCGTGTGTGA
- a CDS encoding SDR family NAD(P)-dependent oxidoreductase — MGKLEGKVAVVTGGSSGMALASAKLFVEEGAYVFIMGRRQEVLDEAVELIGRNVTGVRGDAANLDDLDRLFDTVKREKGKIDVLYASAGWGESVPLGEITEQHFDAIFDLNTRGTLFTVQKALPLFNDGGSIFMTGSVASVKGFPGYGVYAASKAALRSFARTWLKELKGRHIRVNVLSPGPIATPMQDQVLTEEAKQMFESLIPRGTMGQPEEIATVALFLASGDSSFVNGVELSVDGGFSAI; from the coding sequence ATGGGAAAGCTAGAGGGTAAGGTCGCAGTCGTCACAGGTGGATCAAGCGGTATGGCGTTGGCAAGCGCTAAGCTGTTCGTGGAAGAAGGTGCCTACGTTTTCATCATGGGCCGCAGGCAGGAGGTACTCGATGAGGCCGTGGAGCTGATTGGGCGGAATGTGACCGGCGTGCGCGGTGACGCCGCCAATCTCGATGATCTCGACCGCCTGTTCGACACGGTCAAGCGGGAAAAGGGCAAGATCGACGTCCTGTACGCGAGTGCCGGCTGGGGTGAATCCGTCCCACTGGGCGAGATTACCGAGCAGCACTTCGATGCGATCTTCGACCTGAATACGCGCGGCACGTTGTTTACGGTTCAGAAGGCGCTACCGCTGTTTAACGATGGTGGATCGATCTTCATGACCGGGTCCGTTGCTTCGGTGAAGGGTTTTCCCGGTTACGGCGTGTATGCGGCGAGCAAGGCGGCGTTGCGCTCCTTCGCACGCACGTGGCTCAAGGAACTAAAGGGCAGGCATATCCGGGTGAACGTACTGAGCCCGGGGCCCATAGCCACGCCGATGCAAGATCAGGTTCTCACCGAGGAGGCAAAGCAGATGTTCGAATCCCTGATTCCGCGCGGAACGATGGGGCAACCGGAGGAAATCGCGACGGTCGCGTTGTTTCTTGCTTCCGGCGATTCGAGCTTCGTGAATGGGGTGGAGTTGTCCGTCGACGGCGGCTTCTCGGCCATCTGA
- a CDS encoding TonB-dependent receptor, whose amino-acid sequence MSKLRSILLTLSALLFLASTPHALHAQLSTTATITGLVTDTSGSVVPGADVSATNEATRVVTHTQSNSQGQYVLPGLSVARYSVSVAKDGFNTYDVHAIDLHPAVTTTVNAALKVGSSTQTVNVTSSEAAVETATPETSASVPSMQVTTLPLNGRNYQGLATLMPGVQNTSAGTALTTGGRATSNVLSVNGLQTNKTFYALDGIWNENTGNMTQTTVVPNPDSLEEVRVLQNNFSARYSLMGSSVVLLQTKSGTSSFHGAAWEFLRNDDLNAKNYFATSILPYKQNIFGYNLGGPIFIPHLYNTDKQKTFFFFSEQFVRLTQTPTGTLTGLTPTQDQRDGLFSSPIKDPSTGANFVQNASGQYVLSGIDANAAAYLAALYPLPNYSNGSGNNYINTKPQKTAQRDDEIKIDHNFSPRLHLLGEYLDEYQEYQQNNLSSVESGEIYSTNSETDYTHNKLAQLSLTQVLSPSMVNTTSIAMNIFDLDLDLEGTTYNSQVSGFNQTLPYDGNLSDRLPLVTISGGIAPQGIPANLPQQHAADLDNTVSDDWSWLKGNHYLQAGATIVFNTKRQDPPSASNGQFTFTGTFTKPTSGAVTEDDAIADFLLGDASTFTQTSNEIRVAVHGFTFSPYLEDRVKLTRNLTATVGLRAYFMPLPYGPPGTETNFVPSAYSPAEAPIVNASGTITTTSNYNALNGLLYNNGEKGQLPKNFSNEHNWYLGPEIGFAWDVFGDGKTSFRGGYGLTYTRVFTNQDCSYHCALNPPALSTSNLQNPDFSDPAGTGTTKAATISSLSAADQDIQATQVHTYSASLEHEFPRSWTAGVTGAASQARHVVGTWNLNAPAHDGVYDFNPVINAGTVTPYLYAPYQGYAAIGDYRTHLDQNWNALEVSVKHPVSDSLFATVSYTYSHDLTNYTSVGTYNVIDPYNPQRYYGNAEGLNYPHSLALTGIYSVPWLKSDRSWRRAVFGGWQYSDITTIRSGTSISPGLSVSDQGNAVRPNRAAGVSTNGDKTVKEWFNTAAFSAPAAGYLGNAGIGTIRGPGLVDFDMSLYKTFHVAHGNDFEFRAEAFNVFNHTNFSGVSSTYGSSTFGEVTSASDPRILEFALKYKF is encoded by the coding sequence ATGTCGAAGCTTCGAAGCATTCTGCTGACGTTGTCAGCGCTACTGTTCCTTGCCAGTACGCCGCATGCACTGCACGCACAGCTCTCCACCACCGCAACCATCACCGGCCTCGTCACTGACACGAGCGGCAGTGTCGTACCCGGCGCGGATGTGAGCGCCACGAACGAAGCGACCCGCGTTGTCACGCATACACAGTCAAACAGCCAGGGCCAGTATGTTCTCCCCGGCCTGAGTGTGGCACGTTATTCAGTATCGGTTGCAAAAGATGGCTTCAACACCTATGACGTGCATGCCATCGATCTTCATCCCGCGGTGACCACGACCGTGAACGCGGCGCTCAAGGTCGGCTCATCCACGCAGACAGTCAACGTTACGTCGAGCGAAGCCGCAGTCGAAACTGCGACGCCAGAGACATCGGCTTCCGTGCCCAGCATGCAGGTAACCACGCTGCCGCTCAACGGCCGCAACTACCAGGGACTCGCCACGCTCATGCCGGGCGTGCAGAACACCTCAGCCGGCACGGCGCTCACTACCGGCGGCCGCGCTACCAGCAATGTGCTCTCAGTGAACGGTCTGCAGACCAACAAGACCTTCTACGCGCTCGACGGCATCTGGAATGAAAATACTGGCAACATGACGCAGACCACGGTTGTACCGAATCCCGATTCGCTCGAAGAAGTCCGCGTGCTTCAGAACAATTTCTCCGCCCGCTACTCGCTGATGGGATCGTCGGTCGTGCTTCTGCAGACCAAGAGCGGTACCTCGAGCTTTCACGGTGCGGCATGGGAATTTTTGCGCAATGACGATTTGAATGCAAAGAACTATTTTGCGACTTCGATCCTGCCGTACAAGCAGAACATCTTCGGCTACAACCTCGGTGGACCGATCTTTATTCCGCATCTCTATAACACCGATAAGCAGAAGACCTTCTTCTTCTTCTCCGAGCAGTTTGTGCGTCTCACGCAGACGCCTACGGGCACGCTCACCGGACTTACACCGACGCAGGATCAGCGTGACGGTCTATTCAGCTCGCCGATTAAGGACCCCTCGACCGGCGCAAACTTTGTTCAGAACGCATCGGGGCAGTATGTGCTGAGTGGTATTGATGCGAATGCCGCGGCCTATCTTGCCGCGCTCTATCCGCTGCCGAATTACTCCAATGGATCGGGCAATAACTACATTAATACCAAGCCGCAGAAGACCGCGCAGCGCGATGATGAAATCAAGATCGATCACAACTTCAGCCCGCGCCTGCACCTGCTCGGCGAGTATCTGGACGAGTACCAGGAGTACCAGCAGAACAATCTCTCCAGTGTGGAGAGCGGTGAAATCTACTCGACCAACAGTGAAACCGACTACACGCATAACAAGCTCGCGCAACTTTCGCTCACACAGGTACTCTCGCCCAGCATGGTGAACACCACCAGCATCGCAATGAATATCTTCGATCTTGACCTCGATCTCGAGGGCACCACGTATAACAGCCAGGTCTCGGGCTTCAACCAGACGCTGCCTTATGACGGCAACCTATCCGACCGTCTACCGCTGGTCACGATCTCCGGAGGCATCGCGCCGCAGGGCATCCCTGCGAACCTGCCGCAGCAGCACGCAGCCGACCTCGACAATACTGTGAGCGATGACTGGAGCTGGCTCAAGGGCAACCATTATCTGCAGGCCGGCGCTACTATCGTCTTCAACACCAAGCGGCAGGATCCGCCCAGCGCCTCGAATGGACAGTTCACCTTCACCGGCACATTTACGAAGCCCACAAGCGGTGCGGTCACCGAGGACGATGCTATCGCAGACTTCCTGCTCGGCGACGCCAGCACTTTCACGCAGACCAGCAACGAGATCCGTGTCGCCGTGCATGGCTTCACCTTCTCGCCGTATCTCGAAGACCGAGTGAAGCTCACGCGCAACCTCACCGCCACCGTAGGCCTGCGTGCCTACTTCATGCCACTGCCTTATGGCCCTCCGGGTACCGAGACGAACTTCGTGCCCTCGGCCTACTCGCCTGCGGAAGCGCCGATCGTGAATGCCAGCGGCACCATCACCACCACCTCAAACTACAATGCGTTAAATGGCCTGCTCTATAACAATGGCGAAAAGGGCCAGCTGCCGAAGAACTTCTCCAACGAGCACAACTGGTACCTTGGGCCTGAGATCGGCTTCGCCTGGGATGTCTTCGGCGACGGCAAGACGAGTTTCCGCGGGGGCTACGGACTCACCTACACACGCGTCTTTACCAACCAGGACTGCTCTTACCACTGCGCACTGAACCCGCCTGCGCTTTCGACATCGAATCTGCAGAATCCGGACTTCTCTGATCCCGCAGGCACGGGCACTACGAAGGCCGCAACCATCTCGAGCCTTAGCGCTGCCGATCAGGACATTCAGGCCACGCAGGTACACACCTACTCGGCGAGCCTCGAGCATGAGTTCCCTCGCAGCTGGACAGCTGGCGTAACCGGCGCTGCCAGCCAGGCGCGCCACGTCGTTGGCACCTGGAACCTCAACGCACCCGCGCATGACGGCGTGTATGACTTCAACCCCGTTATCAACGCCGGCACCGTCACGCCATATCTCTACGCACCCTATCAGGGCTACGCAGCTATCGGCGATTACCGCACGCACCTCGACCAGAACTGGAATGCCCTGGAGGTCAGCGTCAAACATCCGGTTAGCGATTCGCTATTTGCGACCGTGTCGTATACGTATTCCCACGACCTTACGAACTACACCTCGGTCGGCACGTACAACGTCATCGATCCCTACAACCCGCAGCGCTATTACGGCAACGCCGAAGGCCTGAACTACCCGCACTCGCTCGCGCTTACCGGCATCTACTCGGTGCCGTGGCTCAAGAGCGACCGCAGCTGGCGCCGCGCCGTGTTTGGCGGGTGGCAGTACTCGGATATCACCACCATTCGCAGTGGTACTTCGATCTCTCCCGGCCTCAGCGTCTCCGATCAAGGCAATGCTGTGCGTCCCAACCGCGCTGCCGGTGTGAGCACCAATGGAGACAAGACGGTAAAGGAGTGGTTCAACACTGCGGCCTTCAGCGCACCCGCAGCTGGATACTTGGGCAACGCGGGCATCGGTACCATCCGTGGTCCCGGCCTCGTTGACTTTGACATGAGCCTTTACAAGACCTTCCACGTCGCGCATGGCAATGACTTTGAGTTCCGTGCCGAGGCGTTCAATGTCTTCAACCACACGAACTTCTCCGGCGTTTCGAGCACCTACGGCAGCTCGACCTTCGGCGAAGTTACCTCAGCCTCCGATCCCCGTATTCTGGAGTTCGCTCTGAAGTACAAATTCTGA
- a CDS encoding arylsulfatase: MASSFAACIASIAQAKTSNRKKRPNIVFILADDMGYADTSVYGQKKFRTPNIDKLAAEGLRFTDAYAGAPVCAPSRSALMTGQNTGHTRVRDNFALAAGHVGHKGKQEIRRASLTAEDKTVADYLKAADYRTGLAGKWHLDGYDPGAAPNRHGFDWFRGWLTQTETTQGYYPTQWYHNEELIDLPENADNKRGRYETFLVTDDSLDFLREGAKDDKPFFLYVAYSAPHSPYQAPDFGSYANEPWDDDEKTYAAMIEYLDQGVGKLVSALKEQGLEEDTVVFFASDNGPRSEPTPEQTKVVNFFDSHGILQGYKRDMYEGGIRDPLIVRWPGNIRAGSTTVSPTYFPDFLPTALELADAPPEATDGLSILPILRNPKSTALDDRLMYWEFYEPVYRQAARWGKWKAVRLKRDAPLELYDLSVDPSEEHNIASEYPDIVKRLDDYTRASHHASPEYPGTLEPTPSGQP, from the coding sequence ATGGCCTCTTCCTTTGCCGCATGTATTGCCAGCATTGCGCAGGCTAAGACGAGCAACAGGAAGAAGAGACCAAACATCGTCTTTATCCTTGCAGACGACATGGGCTACGCCGACACCAGCGTCTACGGCCAGAAAAAGTTCCGCACGCCGAATATAGATAAACTTGCCGCCGAAGGCCTGCGCTTCACCGATGCCTATGCCGGAGCACCTGTCTGCGCGCCCTCACGCAGCGCGTTGATGACTGGCCAGAATACCGGCCATACGCGCGTCCGCGATAACTTCGCACTCGCCGCAGGCCATGTTGGGCACAAGGGCAAGCAGGAGATTCGCCGCGCCAGTCTCACGGCCGAAGACAAGACCGTCGCCGATTATCTGAAGGCCGCTGACTATCGCACCGGTCTCGCCGGAAAATGGCACCTTGACGGTTACGATCCCGGAGCCGCGCCGAACCGCCACGGATTTGACTGGTTCCGCGGATGGCTTACGCAGACTGAGACCACACAGGGCTACTATCCCACGCAGTGGTACCACAACGAAGAACTCATAGACCTGCCCGAGAATGCGGACAACAAGCGTGGCCGCTATGAGACTTTTCTTGTCACCGACGATTCGCTCGACTTCCTTCGCGAAGGCGCGAAGGATGATAAGCCTTTCTTTCTCTATGTCGCGTATTCCGCACCGCACAGCCCCTACCAGGCGCCTGACTTCGGTTCCTATGCGAACGAACCGTGGGATGACGATGAAAAGACCTATGCCGCAATGATTGAGTATCTCGACCAGGGCGTGGGCAAGCTGGTGAGCGCGCTCAAGGAGCAGGGACTCGAAGAGGACACCGTCGTCTTCTTCGCCTCCGACAATGGCCCGCGCTCCGAGCCAACGCCGGAACAGACGAAGGTGGTGAACTTCTTCGATTCGCACGGCATCCTGCAGGGCTACAAGCGCGACATGTACGAAGGCGGCATCCGCGATCCGCTCATCGTTCGCTGGCCCGGAAACATTCGTGCTGGCAGCACAACCGTCAGCCCAACGTACTTCCCAGACTTCTTGCCCACTGCGCTTGAGCTTGCAGATGCGCCCCCTGAGGCCACCGATGGTCTGAGCATCCTGCCTATCCTGCGCAATCCAAAGAGCACCGCACTCGACGATCGCCTGATGTACTGGGAGTTTTATGAGCCGGTCTACCGGCAGGCCGCGCGCTGGGGTAAGTGGAAAGCCGTGCGCCTCAAGCGTGATGCGCCGCTCGAGTTGTATGACCTCTCCGTCGATCCGTCGGAAGAACATAACATCGCAAGCGAATATCCGGACATCGTGAAGCGCCTCGACGACTACACGCGTGCATCGCATCACGCCTCGCCGGAGTATCCCGGCACACTCGAGCCGACACCCTCCGGTCAACCGTAA